Proteins from one Nicotiana tabacum cultivar K326 chromosome 23, ASM71507v2, whole genome shotgun sequence genomic window:
- the LOC107816679 gene encoding uncharacterized protein LOC107816679 isoform X16, with amino-acid sequence METKSPCPPYTVTVRRNPPRRARPTPSSAVPNSLPRSPPRNISSFPIEDILSIEVPEKQLLTEHPSSSENLKVFLRVRPLISQRETAKIEKTAAEMKKTTKNAWPKNPKSTNALPKKLKKSYEVCVTVNDAHSVTLLPPQSLQDAKRIKSEVYEGFSHVFSSQASQREVYEEMVNPLVEDFLKGKSGMLAALGPSGSGKTHTIFGCGRDPGMVPLALRRILSQEEGEKKKSRRIFYLSMFEISSEKGKSEKIFDLSQDGADLCIQQSSIKGVQQAVLYDAQQAESLIACGLLKRATAMTNSNSQSSRSQCIINIRCEYTRAGGKVGDNSNSAVLTIVDLAGAEREKKTGNQGVRLLESNFINNTSMVFGLCLRSLLEHQKNPRKPMQKHFQNSLLTRYLRDYLEGKKRMALLLTVRPGEEDYLDTSFLLRQASPYTKIKFDIVEEHGILNHNKRPVQTTPSMGKLKRMKLNQTENCEINQRSIERPELPNEEAAVEGVKDDSLTGVLVQSEEIITIEANERNILRVDHVELERKERNHQILQNFGKALWKVLKEYKRKLEVAENEICTLRDCLSCEKTRSAELENQLRDWQSNCCCRKGVSSEESSREEDEFRGKGSLDCEARQSTDQNEVDENVTCTPRDCIIIKKTRWAELENELMDWQSNCRCRKGVSSEVSSREVDELRRKISLDFEDHQSIGCNEVTSEAYSCHLEGSAHARNDERLDSTIAQQLESSIEDATGVEDLMKLIEMKAEITDLNGKATAVLSGSHSCTDQEYGQEEESSVRTSKATFINRDENDLLEEDHTLFDSVLPDCSVSSSKSSLFVENKSPFQVWEDQTQNEEDKVKSDAHTRTEERLDSTTAQKFERSIEDITGVEVPKIPDGMKAESINLKGKENALLSGSPSCTDQEYEQEEESFVCTSQATSISRDENDLLEEDHMLFDSVLPECTINSSESSLLVENNSSFPVVEDQTQNEEDKTAKTLESSTEDATGVEDQKIPDGMKAESTDLNGKANALLSGSPSFPDQEYEREENFFDSVVSTSQATSINRDEASLLEEDHTLFDSVLPECTVNSSESSLFIENNCSFPVLEDQTHNKEDKTAQKLESSIEDATGVEDLMKPNEMKAEITRLNGKATAVLTGSRSCTDQEDGQEMESSVCTSQATFINRDGASLLEEDHALFDPVLAECTVSSSESSLFVEYNSSFPVVQNQSQNEEDKKPLGPSTMLMPEEVVHALGCHDNNTPEAVTKHGSCTKLQNADRPKRRLLPVSSILLKDIGNIDFKDENEKPKGVKAEKKGTSGKNRTQGSTSLIRLLKDNLAI; translated from the exons ATGGAGACGAAATCGCCGTGTCCGCCGTACACGGTGACCGTTCGCCGGAACCCTCCCCGGAGAGCAAGACCGACACCATCCTCCGCTGTTCCTAATTCGCTTCCCCGATCGCCGCCGCGAAACATCTCTTCATTCCCCATTGAGGATATTCTATCAATAGAAGTCCCTGAAAAACAACTTCTTACGGAGCATCCATCATCATCGGAGAATCTCAAGGTATTTCTGAGAGTCCGACCGTTAATTTCTCAACGAGAAACAGCGAAAATAGAAAAAACAGCTGCtgaaatgaagaaaacaacaaaaaatgcTTGGCCTAAAAACCCTAAGTCCACCAATGCGTTGCCGAAGAAGCTCAAAAAGAGCTATGAAGTCTGTGTGACAGTGAATGATGCACATTCCGTTACCCTATTGCCTCCGCAGAGCTTACAAGACGCCAAACGTATTAAATCAGAAGTTTATGAAGGTTTTTCACATGTCTTCTCGTCACAAGCATCTCAg AGGGAAGTTTACGAAGAAATGGTGAATCCTTTAGTTGAGGATTTTCTGAAGGGTAAGAGTGGAATGTTAGCTGCATTGGGACCAAGTGGTTCTGGGAAGACTCATACCATCTTTGGCTGTGGAAGGGACCCTGGTATGGTGCCTCTCGCTCTTCGTCGAATTTTATCACAGGAAGAAGGAGAGAAGAAGAAGTCACGAAG GATATTTTATTTGTCCATGTTTGAGATCTCTTCTGAGAAAGGAAAATCTGAAAAGATATTTGATTTATCTCAAGATGGGGCTGATTTATGCATCCAACAATCATCTATTAAAGGCGTGCAACAG GCCGTACTTTATGATGCTCAGCAAGCTGAATCGTTAATTGCATGTGGACTTTTAAAACGTGCGACAGCTATGACGAATTCAAACAGTCAATCCAG TCGTTCACAGTGCATCATAAATATCCGCTGTGAATATACGAGGGCAGGTGGAAAAGTTGGTGATAACTCAAACAGTGCTGTGCTGACTATAGTTGACCTTGCTGGAGCTGAGAGGGAAAAGAAGACTGGAAATCAG GGGGTTAGATTGCTCGAAAGTAATTTTATCAACAACACTTCGATGGTGTTTGGCCTGTGCTTAAGG TCATTACTGGAGCATCAGAAGAACCCCAGAAAACCTATGCAGAAACACTTTCAAAACTCTCTG TTGACCAGATACTTACGAGATTATTTGGAAGGGAAGAAGCGGATGGCACTG CTTTTAACTGTTAGACCTGGGGAAGAAGACTACCTTGATACTTCTTTTCTGCTAAGGCAGGCTTCACCATATACAAAAATCAA GTTTGACATCGTTGAAGAACATGGGATTTTAAACCACAATAAGAGGCCTGTGCAAACAACGCCTAGCATGGGGAAGCTTAAAAGAATGAAGTTGAACCAAACTGAAAATTGTGAG ATCAATCAAAGAAGCATTGAACGTCCTGAACTTCCGAATGAAG AAGCTGCTGTGGAAGGAGTGAAGGATGACAGCTTGACAGGCGTTCTTGTTCAGTCTGAGGAAATCATCACTATTGAAGCAAATGAGAGGAATATTCTCAGAGTTGATCAcgttgaattggaaagaaaagagagaaatcaTCAGATTCTGCAAAATTTTGGAAAGGCTTTGTGGAAAGTCTTGAAAGAATACAAGAGAAAACTTGAG GTGGCTGAAAATGAAATTTGCACCCTCAGAGATTGCTTAAGTTGTGAGAAAACTAGATCCGCTGAACTAGAGAATCAACTGAGGGATTGGCAAAGTAACTGCTGCTGCAGGAAAGGAGTTTCAAGTGAGGAATCCTCCAGAGAAGAGGATGAATTCAGAGGAAAAGGTTCATTAGATTGTGAGGCGCGTCAATCCACTGATCAGAATGAG GTGGACGAAAATGTAACCTGCACTCCCAGAGACTGCATAATCATCAAGAAAACAAGATGGGCTGAACTAGAGAATGAACTGATGGATTGGCAAAGTAACTGCCGCTGCAGGAAGGGGGTTTCAAGTGAGGTTTCCTCCAGAGAAGTGGATGAACTCAGAAGAAAAATCTCTTTAGATTTTGAGGATCATCAATCCATTGGTTGCAATGAG GTGACATCTGAAGCTTATTCTTGTCATTTGGAAGGGTCTGCGCATGCGAGAAATGATGAGCGGCTTGACTCCACT ATTGCTCAGCAGCTCGAAAGTTCTATTGAAGATGCTACTGGTGTTGAAGATCTGATGAAACTAATTGAAATGAAAGCAGAGATTACAGATTTGAATGGCAAAGCAACTGCTGTATTAAGCGGGTCACACTCTTGCACTGATCAGGAGTACGGGCAAGAAGAAGAAAGTTCTG TCCGCACTTCCAAAGCGACTTTCATAAACAGAGACGAGAACGACCTGTTGGAAGAGGACCACACACTTTTTGATTCAGTACTTCCAGATTGTTCAGTCAGCTCTTCTAAGTCATCTCTCTTCGTTGAAAATAAGAGCCCTTTTCAAGTGTGGGAGGACCAAACACAAAACGAAGAGGACAAG GTGAAGTCAGATGCACATACGAGAACTGAGGAGCGGCTTGACTCCACT ACTGCCCAGAAGTTCGAAAGATCTATAGAAGATATTACTGGTGTTGAAGTTCCGAAGATTCCAGATGGAATGAAAGCAGAGAGTATAAATttgaaaggcaaagaaaatgCTCTGTTAAGTGGGTCACCCTCTTGCACTGATCAGGAGTACGAGCAAGAAGAGGAAAGTTTTG TCTGCACTTCCCAAGCGACTTCAATAAGCAGAGACGAGAACGACCTGTTGGAAGAGGACCACATGCTTTTTGATTCAGTACTTCCAGAATGTACAATCAACTCTTCTGAGTCATCGCTCCTCGTTGAAAATAACAGCTCTTTTCCAGTGGTTGAGGACCAAACACAAAACGAAGAGGACAAG ACTGCTAAGACGCTCGAAAGTTCTACTGAAGATGCTACTGGTGTTGAAGATCAGAAGATTCCAGATGGAATGAAAGCAGAGAGTACAGATTTGAATGGCAAAGCAAATGCTTTGTTAAGTGGGTCACCCTCTTTCCCTGATCAGGAGTACGAGCGAGAAGAGAATTTTTTTG ATTCTGTAGTAAGCACTTCTCAAGCGACTTCCATAAACAGAGACGAGGCCAGCCTGCTGGAAGAGGACCACACGCTTTTTGATTCAGTACTTCCTGAATGTACAGTCAACTCTTCTGAGTCATCTCTCTTCATTGAAAATAACTGCTCTTTTCCAGTGCTGGAGGACCAAACACACAACAAAGAGGATAAG ACTGCTCAGAAGCTTGAAAGTTCTATTGAAGATGCTACTGGTGTTGAAGATCTGATGAAACCAAATGAAATGAAAGCAGAGATTACACGTTTGAATGGCAAAGCAACTGCTGTATTAACTGGGTCACGCTCTTGTACTGATCAGGAGGACGGGCAAGAAATGGAAAGTTCTG TCTGCACTTCCCAAGCAACTTTCATAAACAGAGACGGGGCCAGCCTGTTGGAAGAGGATCATGCGCTTTTTGATCCAGTACTTGCAGAATGTACAGTCAGCTCTTCCGAGTCATCTCTCTTCGTTGAATATAACAGCTCTTTTCCAGTGGTGCAGAACCAATCACAAAATGAAGAGGACAAG AAACCATTGGGTCCATCGACAATGTTAATGCCCGAGGAAGTTGTACATGCTCTAGGATGCCATGATAACAACACACCTGAAGCAGTTACCAAACATGGTTCCTGCACTAAACTTCAGAATGCAGATAGGCCAAAAAG GAGACTTCTACCAGTTTCGTCCATCTTATTAAAAGATATAGGCAATATAGACTTCAAGGACGAGAATGAGAAACCAAAG GGAGTCAAGGCAGAAAAGAAAGGAACTTCTGGTAAGAACAGAACTCAGGGCAGCACTTCACTTATTCGTTTGCTCAAGGATAATCTTGCTATCTAG
- the LOC107816679 gene encoding uncharacterized protein LOC107816679 isoform X10, giving the protein METKSPCPPYTVTVRRNPPRRARPTPSSAVPNSLPRSPPRNISSFPIEDILSIEVPEKQLLTEHPSSSENLKVFLRVRPLISQRETAKIEKTAAEMKKTTKNAWPKNPKSTNALPKKLKKSYEVCVTVNDAHSVTLLPPQSLQDAKRIKSEVYEGFSHVFSSQASQREVYEEMVNPLVEDFLKGKSGMLAALGPSGSGKTHTIFGCGRDPGMVPLALRRILSQEEGEKKKSRRIFYLSMFEISSEKGKSEKIFDLSQDGADLCIQQSSIKGVQQAVLYDAQQAESLIACGLLKRATAMTNSNSQSSRSQCIINIRCEYTRAGGKVGDNSNSAVLTIVDLAGAEREKKTGNQGVRLLESNFINNTSMVFGLCLRSLLEHQKNPRKPMQKHFQNSLLTRYLRDYLEGKKRMALLLTVRPGEEDYLDTSFLLRQASPYTKIKFDIVEEHGILNHNKRPVQTTPSMGKLKRMKLNQTENCEINQRSIERPELPNEEAAVEGVKDDSLTGVLVQSEEIITIEANERNILRVDHVELERKERNHQILQNFGKALWKVLKEYKRKLEVAENEICTLRDCLSCEKTRSAELENQLRDWQSNCCCRKGVSSEESSREEDEFRGKGSLDCEARQSTDQNEVDENVTCTPRDCIIIKKTRWAELENELMDWQSNCRCRKGVSSEVSSREVDELRRKISLDFEDHQSIGCNEVTSEAYSCHLEGSAHARNDERLDSTIAQQLESSIEDATGVEDLMKLIEMKAEITDLNGKATAVLSGSHSCTDQEYGQEEESSDSVVRTSKATFINRDENDLLEEDHTLFDSVLPDCSVSSSKSSLFVENKSPFQVWEDQTQNEEDKVKSDAHTRTEERLDSTVGHMTAQKFERSIEDITGVEVPKIPDGMKAESINLKGKENALLSGSPSCTDQEYEQEEESFVCTSQATSISRDENDLLEEDHMLFDSVLPECTINSSESSLLVENNSSFPVVEDQTQNEEDKTAKTLESSTEDATGVEDQKIPDGMKAESTDLNGKANALLSGSPSFPDQEYEREENFFDSVVSTSQATSINRDEASLLEEDHTLFDSVLPECTVNSSESSLFIENNCSFPVLEDQTHNKEDKTAQKLESSIEDATGVEDLMKPNEMKAEITRLNGKATAVLTGSRSCTDQEDGQEMESSEFVVCTSQATFINRDGASLLEEDHALFDPVLAECTVSSSESSLFVEYNSSFPVVQNQSQNEEDKKPLGPSTMLMPEEVVHALGCHDNNTPEAVTKHGSCTKLQNADRPKRRLLPVSSILLKDIGNIDFKDENEKPKGVKAEKKGTSGKNRTQGSTSLIRLLKDNLAI; this is encoded by the exons ATGGAGACGAAATCGCCGTGTCCGCCGTACACGGTGACCGTTCGCCGGAACCCTCCCCGGAGAGCAAGACCGACACCATCCTCCGCTGTTCCTAATTCGCTTCCCCGATCGCCGCCGCGAAACATCTCTTCATTCCCCATTGAGGATATTCTATCAATAGAAGTCCCTGAAAAACAACTTCTTACGGAGCATCCATCATCATCGGAGAATCTCAAGGTATTTCTGAGAGTCCGACCGTTAATTTCTCAACGAGAAACAGCGAAAATAGAAAAAACAGCTGCtgaaatgaagaaaacaacaaaaaatgcTTGGCCTAAAAACCCTAAGTCCACCAATGCGTTGCCGAAGAAGCTCAAAAAGAGCTATGAAGTCTGTGTGACAGTGAATGATGCACATTCCGTTACCCTATTGCCTCCGCAGAGCTTACAAGACGCCAAACGTATTAAATCAGAAGTTTATGAAGGTTTTTCACATGTCTTCTCGTCACAAGCATCTCAg AGGGAAGTTTACGAAGAAATGGTGAATCCTTTAGTTGAGGATTTTCTGAAGGGTAAGAGTGGAATGTTAGCTGCATTGGGACCAAGTGGTTCTGGGAAGACTCATACCATCTTTGGCTGTGGAAGGGACCCTGGTATGGTGCCTCTCGCTCTTCGTCGAATTTTATCACAGGAAGAAGGAGAGAAGAAGAAGTCACGAAG GATATTTTATTTGTCCATGTTTGAGATCTCTTCTGAGAAAGGAAAATCTGAAAAGATATTTGATTTATCTCAAGATGGGGCTGATTTATGCATCCAACAATCATCTATTAAAGGCGTGCAACAG GCCGTACTTTATGATGCTCAGCAAGCTGAATCGTTAATTGCATGTGGACTTTTAAAACGTGCGACAGCTATGACGAATTCAAACAGTCAATCCAG TCGTTCACAGTGCATCATAAATATCCGCTGTGAATATACGAGGGCAGGTGGAAAAGTTGGTGATAACTCAAACAGTGCTGTGCTGACTATAGTTGACCTTGCTGGAGCTGAGAGGGAAAAGAAGACTGGAAATCAG GGGGTTAGATTGCTCGAAAGTAATTTTATCAACAACACTTCGATGGTGTTTGGCCTGTGCTTAAGG TCATTACTGGAGCATCAGAAGAACCCCAGAAAACCTATGCAGAAACACTTTCAAAACTCTCTG TTGACCAGATACTTACGAGATTATTTGGAAGGGAAGAAGCGGATGGCACTG CTTTTAACTGTTAGACCTGGGGAAGAAGACTACCTTGATACTTCTTTTCTGCTAAGGCAGGCTTCACCATATACAAAAATCAA GTTTGACATCGTTGAAGAACATGGGATTTTAAACCACAATAAGAGGCCTGTGCAAACAACGCCTAGCATGGGGAAGCTTAAAAGAATGAAGTTGAACCAAACTGAAAATTGTGAG ATCAATCAAAGAAGCATTGAACGTCCTGAACTTCCGAATGAAG AAGCTGCTGTGGAAGGAGTGAAGGATGACAGCTTGACAGGCGTTCTTGTTCAGTCTGAGGAAATCATCACTATTGAAGCAAATGAGAGGAATATTCTCAGAGTTGATCAcgttgaattggaaagaaaagagagaaatcaTCAGATTCTGCAAAATTTTGGAAAGGCTTTGTGGAAAGTCTTGAAAGAATACAAGAGAAAACTTGAG GTGGCTGAAAATGAAATTTGCACCCTCAGAGATTGCTTAAGTTGTGAGAAAACTAGATCCGCTGAACTAGAGAATCAACTGAGGGATTGGCAAAGTAACTGCTGCTGCAGGAAAGGAGTTTCAAGTGAGGAATCCTCCAGAGAAGAGGATGAATTCAGAGGAAAAGGTTCATTAGATTGTGAGGCGCGTCAATCCACTGATCAGAATGAG GTGGACGAAAATGTAACCTGCACTCCCAGAGACTGCATAATCATCAAGAAAACAAGATGGGCTGAACTAGAGAATGAACTGATGGATTGGCAAAGTAACTGCCGCTGCAGGAAGGGGGTTTCAAGTGAGGTTTCCTCCAGAGAAGTGGATGAACTCAGAAGAAAAATCTCTTTAGATTTTGAGGATCATCAATCCATTGGTTGCAATGAG GTGACATCTGAAGCTTATTCTTGTCATTTGGAAGGGTCTGCGCATGCGAGAAATGATGAGCGGCTTGACTCCACT ATTGCTCAGCAGCTCGAAAGTTCTATTGAAGATGCTACTGGTGTTGAAGATCTGATGAAACTAATTGAAATGAAAGCAGAGATTACAGATTTGAATGGCAAAGCAACTGCTGTATTAAGCGGGTCACACTCTTGCACTGATCAGGAGTACGGGCAAGAAGAAGAAAGTTCTG ATTCTGTAGTCCGCACTTCCAAAGCGACTTTCATAAACAGAGACGAGAACGACCTGTTGGAAGAGGACCACACACTTTTTGATTCAGTACTTCCAGATTGTTCAGTCAGCTCTTCTAAGTCATCTCTCTTCGTTGAAAATAAGAGCCCTTTTCAAGTGTGGGAGGACCAAACACAAAACGAAGAGGACAAG GTGAAGTCAGATGCACATACGAGAACTGAGGAGCGGCTTGACTCCACTGTAGGACATATG ACTGCCCAGAAGTTCGAAAGATCTATAGAAGATATTACTGGTGTTGAAGTTCCGAAGATTCCAGATGGAATGAAAGCAGAGAGTATAAATttgaaaggcaaagaaaatgCTCTGTTAAGTGGGTCACCCTCTTGCACTGATCAGGAGTACGAGCAAGAAGAGGAAAGTTTTG TCTGCACTTCCCAAGCGACTTCAATAAGCAGAGACGAGAACGACCTGTTGGAAGAGGACCACATGCTTTTTGATTCAGTACTTCCAGAATGTACAATCAACTCTTCTGAGTCATCGCTCCTCGTTGAAAATAACAGCTCTTTTCCAGTGGTTGAGGACCAAACACAAAACGAAGAGGACAAG ACTGCTAAGACGCTCGAAAGTTCTACTGAAGATGCTACTGGTGTTGAAGATCAGAAGATTCCAGATGGAATGAAAGCAGAGAGTACAGATTTGAATGGCAAAGCAAATGCTTTGTTAAGTGGGTCACCCTCTTTCCCTGATCAGGAGTACGAGCGAGAAGAGAATTTTTTTG ATTCTGTAGTAAGCACTTCTCAAGCGACTTCCATAAACAGAGACGAGGCCAGCCTGCTGGAAGAGGACCACACGCTTTTTGATTCAGTACTTCCTGAATGTACAGTCAACTCTTCTGAGTCATCTCTCTTCATTGAAAATAACTGCTCTTTTCCAGTGCTGGAGGACCAAACACACAACAAAGAGGATAAG ACTGCTCAGAAGCTTGAAAGTTCTATTGAAGATGCTACTGGTGTTGAAGATCTGATGAAACCAAATGAAATGAAAGCAGAGATTACACGTTTGAATGGCAAAGCAACTGCTGTATTAACTGGGTCACGCTCTTGTACTGATCAGGAGGACGGGCAAGAAATGGAAAGTTCTG AATTTGTAGTCTGCACTTCCCAAGCAACTTTCATAAACAGAGACGGGGCCAGCCTGTTGGAAGAGGATCATGCGCTTTTTGATCCAGTACTTGCAGAATGTACAGTCAGCTCTTCCGAGTCATCTCTCTTCGTTGAATATAACAGCTCTTTTCCAGTGGTGCAGAACCAATCACAAAATGAAGAGGACAAG AAACCATTGGGTCCATCGACAATGTTAATGCCCGAGGAAGTTGTACATGCTCTAGGATGCCATGATAACAACACACCTGAAGCAGTTACCAAACATGGTTCCTGCACTAAACTTCAGAATGCAGATAGGCCAAAAAG GAGACTTCTACCAGTTTCGTCCATCTTATTAAAAGATATAGGCAATATAGACTTCAAGGACGAGAATGAGAAACCAAAG GGAGTCAAGGCAGAAAAGAAAGGAACTTCTGGTAAGAACAGAACTCAGGGCAGCACTTCACTTATTCGTTTGCTCAAGGATAATCTTGCTATCTAG